One window from the genome of Solea solea chromosome 13, fSolSol10.1, whole genome shotgun sequence encodes:
- the LOC131471031 gene encoding gamma-enolase-like isoform X2, with amino-acid sequence MSIVSIVAREILDSRGNPTVEVDLHTDKGLFRAAVPSGASTGIYEALELRDGDKTRYKGKGVTKAVGHINDSLGPALVQSGVSVMEQEKLDNIMIEMDGTDNKSKFGANAILGVSLAICKAGAAEKGVPLYRHIADLAGNGELVLPVPAFNVINGGSHAGNRLAMQEFMVLPVGAESFRDALRVGAELYQTLRGVIKEKYGQDATNVGDEGGFAPNIQENSEALELIKTAIEKAGFTDKVVIGMDVAASEFFIEGKYDLDFKSPPNAARNISGEELASIYQGFINNYPVVSIEDPFDQDDWPAWSQFTASVGIQVVGDDLTVTNPRRIQRAVEDKACNCLLLKVNQIGSVTEAIKACKLAQENGWGVMVSHRSGETEDTFIADLVVGLCTGQIKTGAPCRSERLAKYNQLMRIEEELGDQARFAGHNFRNPSAL; translated from the exons ATGTCTATTGTGAGCATTGTTGCCAGGGAGATCCTGGACTCAAGAGGAAACCCCACTGTGGAAGTAGATCTTCACACAGACAAag GTCTGTTCAGGGCTGCTGTGCCCAGCGGTGCATCCACTGGCATCTATGAGGCTCTGGAGCTCCGAGATGGAGACAAGACTCGCTACAAGGGCAAAG GTGTAACTAAAGCTGTTGGTCACATTAATGACTCCCTTGGACCTGCCCTTGTCCAGTCG GGAGTCAGTGTGATGGAGCAGGAGAAGCTGGACAACATCATGATTGAAATGGACGGCACTGACAACAAAT CTAAGTTTGGGGCCAATGCTATTCTGGGAGTATCACTGGCCATATGCAAAGCTGGTGCAGCAGAGAAAGGTGTCCCCCTCTAccgtcacattgctgatcttgCAGGAAATGGAGAGCTTGTCCTACCAGTTCCT GCATTTAATGTGATCAACGGGGGCTCCCATGCTGGTAACAGACTGGCTATGCAGGAGTTCATGGTGCTTCCTGTTGGGGCCGAGTCCTTCCGTGATGCTTTGCGTGTGGGGGCTGAGCTGTACCAGACTCTGAGAGGTGTCATCAAGGAGAAGTATGGTCAGGATGCTACAAATGTGGGAGATGAGGGAGGGTTTGCACCAAATATACAGGAGAACAGCGAAG CCCTAGAGCTGATAAAGACAGCCATAGAAAAAGCAGGCTTCACAGACAAAGTGGTGATCGGGATGGACGTCGCTGCTTCAGAGTTTTTCATCGAGGGCAAGTACGACCTGGACTTCAAGTCTCCACCCAACGCTGCCCGTAACATCAGTGGTGAGGAGCTGGCCAGCATCTACCAGGGCTTTATTAACAACTATCCAG TTGTGTCAATTGAAGATCCTTTTGACCAGGATGATTGGCCTGCGTGGTCACAGTTTACAGCCTCCGTGGGCATCCag GTGGTTGGAGATGATCTGACCGTGACTAACCCGCGCAGGATACAACGAGCCGTGGAGGACAAGGCCTGCAACTGCCTGCTGCTTAAAGTCAACCAGATTGGCTCTGTCACAGAGGCCATCAAGGC GTGCAAGCTGGCCCAGGAGAACGGCTGGGGAGTGATGGTGAGCCATCGCTCTGGAGAAACAGAGGACACTTTTATAGCTGACCTGGTGGTCGGTCTGTGCACTGGacag ATCAAAACTGGAGCCCCCTGTCGGTCTGAACGTCTGGCCAAATACAACCAGCTCATGAG gaTTGAGGAGGAGCTGGGTGACCAGGCTCGCTTTGCTGGACACAACTTCCGCAACCCCAGTGCCCTTTGA
- the LOC131471031 gene encoding gamma-enolase-like isoform X1: protein MCFHPPCPPSSPPPPLPSTSLHHNSLAFSSRLQTRCRMSIVSIVAREILDSRGNPTVEVDLHTDKGLFRAAVPSGASTGIYEALELRDGDKTRYKGKGVTKAVGHINDSLGPALVQSGVSVMEQEKLDNIMIEMDGTDNKSKFGANAILGVSLAICKAGAAEKGVPLYRHIADLAGNGELVLPVPAFNVINGGSHAGNRLAMQEFMVLPVGAESFRDALRVGAELYQTLRGVIKEKYGQDATNVGDEGGFAPNIQENSEALELIKTAIEKAGFTDKVVIGMDVAASEFFIEGKYDLDFKSPPNAARNISGEELASIYQGFINNYPVVSIEDPFDQDDWPAWSQFTASVGIQVVGDDLTVTNPRRIQRAVEDKACNCLLLKVNQIGSVTEAIKACKLAQENGWGVMVSHRSGETEDTFIADLVVGLCTGQIKTGAPCRSERLAKYNQLMRIEEELGDQARFAGHNFRNPSAL from the exons ATGTGTTTTCACCCCCCTTGTCCTCCCTcttcaccaccacctcctcttccATCTACCTCTCTCCACCATAATTCTCTTGCTTTCTCCAGCAGGCTTCAAACACGCTGCag GATGTCTATTGTGAGCATTGTTGCCAGGGAGATCCTGGACTCAAGAGGAAACCCCACTGTGGAAGTAGATCTTCACACAGACAAag GTCTGTTCAGGGCTGCTGTGCCCAGCGGTGCATCCACTGGCATCTATGAGGCTCTGGAGCTCCGAGATGGAGACAAGACTCGCTACAAGGGCAAAG GTGTAACTAAAGCTGTTGGTCACATTAATGACTCCCTTGGACCTGCCCTTGTCCAGTCG GGAGTCAGTGTGATGGAGCAGGAGAAGCTGGACAACATCATGATTGAAATGGACGGCACTGACAACAAAT CTAAGTTTGGGGCCAATGCTATTCTGGGAGTATCACTGGCCATATGCAAAGCTGGTGCAGCAGAGAAAGGTGTCCCCCTCTAccgtcacattgctgatcttgCAGGAAATGGAGAGCTTGTCCTACCAGTTCCT GCATTTAATGTGATCAACGGGGGCTCCCATGCTGGTAACAGACTGGCTATGCAGGAGTTCATGGTGCTTCCTGTTGGGGCCGAGTCCTTCCGTGATGCTTTGCGTGTGGGGGCTGAGCTGTACCAGACTCTGAGAGGTGTCATCAAGGAGAAGTATGGTCAGGATGCTACAAATGTGGGAGATGAGGGAGGGTTTGCACCAAATATACAGGAGAACAGCGAAG CCCTAGAGCTGATAAAGACAGCCATAGAAAAAGCAGGCTTCACAGACAAAGTGGTGATCGGGATGGACGTCGCTGCTTCAGAGTTTTTCATCGAGGGCAAGTACGACCTGGACTTCAAGTCTCCACCCAACGCTGCCCGTAACATCAGTGGTGAGGAGCTGGCCAGCATCTACCAGGGCTTTATTAACAACTATCCAG TTGTGTCAATTGAAGATCCTTTTGACCAGGATGATTGGCCTGCGTGGTCACAGTTTACAGCCTCCGTGGGCATCCag GTGGTTGGAGATGATCTGACCGTGACTAACCCGCGCAGGATACAACGAGCCGTGGAGGACAAGGCCTGCAACTGCCTGCTGCTTAAAGTCAACCAGATTGGCTCTGTCACAGAGGCCATCAAGGC GTGCAAGCTGGCCCAGGAGAACGGCTGGGGAGTGATGGTGAGCCATCGCTCTGGAGAAACAGAGGACACTTTTATAGCTGACCTGGTGGTCGGTCTGTGCACTGGacag ATCAAAACTGGAGCCCCCTGTCGGTCTGAACGTCTGGCCAAATACAACCAGCTCATGAG gaTTGAGGAGGAGCTGGGTGACCAGGCTCGCTTTGCTGGACACAACTTCCGCAACCCCAGTGCCCTTTGA